The Parcubacteria group bacterium genome contains a region encoding:
- the rny gene encoding ribonuclease Y codes for MISSTLLLIAVASLIVGTGVGYVVRQTIAKSQAKTAENNIAEAKTKAQEIELEAKNRAKEIELEAKNKVVSIREKAEEEERERKQEIRATEKRLEKRENLLDRKLDEAEEGKKALEAKAQEVRDVRTRIEEMRIEEMQRLESISELTQEQARKALLQLTEEQNREDFAQHVARLQKQSHEELEKEARDIMTHVIQKYSRSHAAEVMTSTLTIPSEEIKGKIIGKEGRNIRALERMTGVEVIIDETPDSIVLSSFDPVRREVAKIALEKLIEDGRIHPAKIEEIVVWAEKEIDNRIREAGDAAAYEVGIAGLEPKLLYILGRLRYRTSFKQNVLLHSLEVSYLSGALASELGCDVKVAKMAGLFHDIGKAVDHEVQGTHVEIGIKILQKFNVDKRVIDAMMSHHDEYPYATPEAYIVAAADALSAARPGARKDTVENYLKRLEELESLTNSFPEVEKCYAIQAGREIRVFVKPEAVDDLGAIKLARDIADKIQEELKYPGEIKVNVLRELRAVEYAR; via the coding sequence ATGATAAGCTCAACACTATTGCTTATAGCTGTTGCGTCGTTAATTGTTGGAACCGGCGTTGGTTATGTCGTGCGACAAACCATTGCCAAAAGTCAAGCAAAGACGGCGGAAAACAACATTGCAGAGGCAAAAACGAAGGCGCAGGAAATCGAACTCGAGGCAAAAAATAGGGCAAAGGAAATCGAACTCGAGGCAAAAAACAAGGTAGTCAGTATTCGAGAAAAGGCCGAGGAAGAAGAGCGGGAACGCAAGCAAGAAATTCGCGCTACGGAAAAACGGTTGGAAAAACGTGAAAATCTCCTTGATCGCAAATTGGATGAGGCGGAAGAAGGTAAAAAGGCGCTGGAAGCAAAAGCACAAGAGGTGCGTGATGTGCGCACGCGTATAGAGGAAATGCGTATAGAGGAAATGCAACGACTGGAGAGTATCAGCGAGCTTACGCAGGAACAAGCGCGCAAAGCACTTTTGCAGTTAACGGAAGAGCAAAATCGAGAGGATTTTGCACAGCATGTTGCACGTTTACAAAAGCAATCACATGAAGAGCTGGAAAAAGAGGCGCGGGATATCATGACACATGTCATCCAAAAGTATTCACGCTCTCATGCGGCGGAGGTGATGACGTCGACACTCACGATTCCTTCAGAGGAAATCAAAGGGAAGATCATCGGTAAGGAGGGGCGCAATATTCGTGCTTTGGAGCGCATGACGGGTGTGGAAGTGATCATTGATGAAACGCCGGATTCGATCGTTTTGTCATCTTTTGATCCTGTACGCAGGGAAGTAGCAAAGATCGCTCTGGAGAAGTTGATCGAGGATGGGCGCATTCATCCCGCAAAGATCGAAGAGATCGTGGTATGGGCGGAAAAAGAGATTGACAATCGTATTCGTGAGGCGGGAGATGCTGCTGCCTATGAAGTGGGTATTGCCGGATTAGAACCAAAATTGCTGTATATTTTGGGACGATTGCGTTATCGTACAAGTTTCAAACAAAACGTGTTGTTACATTCATTGGAAGTGTCCTATCTTTCGGGTGCACTTGCGTCTGAATTAGGGTGTGATGTGAAAGTTGCCAAGATGGCGGGGCTTTTTCATGATATCGGGAAAGCGGTTGATCATGAAGTGCAGGGCACACATGTGGAAATTGGGATCAAGATCTTGCAAAAATTCAATGTTGATAAGCGCGTGATCGATGCCATGATGTCGCATCATGATGAGTACCCCTATGCAACACCTGAAGCGTATATTGTTGCGGCGGCGGATGCACTTTCTGCGGCACGTCCGGGAGCGCGCAAAGACACGGTAGAAAATTATCTCAAGCGTTTGGAAGAATTGGAATCGCTAACGAATAGTTTTCCGGAAGTCGAAAAGTGTTATGCAATTCAAGCAGGTCGTGAAATTCGTGTGTTTGTAAAGCCGGAGGCTGTGGATGATCTTGGCGCAATAAAACTTGCCCGCGATATTGCTGACAAAATTCAGGAGGAATTGAAATATCCTGGAGAAATCAAGGTAAATGTATTACGAGAATTGCGTGCTGTGGAATACGCACGATAG